A window of Blastomonas sp. SL216 contains these coding sequences:
- a CDS encoding YeeE/YedE thiosulfate transporter family protein codes for MLLIALVACAFLVGLSIGRGSTCAVTAAKEVVFKRHGTMLIGFVLAASAAGLVTYPLGWLSGSTFHVTADVPVSAALVVGAVLIGVGAVINDACLLGTLARIGQGEIHFLALPVGLALGFGIADQQAILAAGVPIENPHAMPSLAGGLIVAVFGGLLIAGWWYLGRQRKVRPDARTWSRGVMVVMGVCGALLFGLEPHWSYPDAVHAAVARNRMDLHLDIRALAIALALVAGSVCSAALSGAFVLQKPTFALIGRSILGGAVMAFGGTLIPGGNDSLLLAAIPSGTLSGLAAYGIMTVTVPAVLWLSHARRSPALFPAR; via the coding sequence GTGCTGCTGATTGCTCTTGTTGCGTGTGCCTTTCTTGTCGGCTTGTCGATCGGAAGGGGCAGCACCTGTGCCGTAACAGCCGCCAAGGAGGTGGTGTTCAAACGGCATGGAACGATGCTCATAGGCTTCGTCTTGGCGGCCAGCGCGGCTGGGCTTGTGACCTATCCGTTGGGCTGGCTGTCAGGATCGACATTTCATGTCACGGCTGATGTCCCGGTTTCTGCGGCATTAGTCGTCGGCGCGGTGTTGATCGGCGTCGGGGCAGTGATTAACGACGCGTGCCTGCTGGGGACCCTAGCCCGCATCGGGCAGGGCGAAATCCACTTTCTCGCTTTGCCAGTGGGTTTGGCGCTGGGTTTCGGAATTGCCGATCAACAGGCCATTCTCGCTGCCGGAGTTCCAATCGAAAACCCGCATGCGATGCCCTCGCTTGCTGGCGGATTGATAGTGGCAGTGTTCGGCGGGTTGTTGATTGCAGGCTGGTGGTATCTGGGCCGTCAGCGCAAAGTGCGCCCTGACGCGCGCACGTGGTCGCGAGGCGTGATGGTGGTGATGGGAGTTTGCGGCGCTCTGCTTTTTGGCCTCGAACCGCATTGGTCCTATCCGGATGCGGTGCACGCTGCCGTTGCGCGCAACAGGATGGACCTGCATCTCGATATACGCGCGCTGGCCATCGCGCTGGCTCTTGTGGCTGGCTCGGTCTGCTCCGCTGCACTTTCCGGGGCATTCGTTCTGCAAAAGCCCACATTCGCCCTGATAGGGCGCTCGATCTTGGGCGGGGCAGTGATGGCCTTTGGCGGTACGCTGATTCCCGGCGGCAACGACAGCCTGCTCCTGGCCGCAATACCGAGCGGCACGCTCAGTGGTCTCGCTGCCTATGGCATCATGACTGTAACCGTACCTGCGGTCCTATGGCTTTCCCATGCCAGACGTTCTCCGGCGTTATTTCCCGCGCGTTAA
- a CDS encoding LysR family transcriptional regulator gives MADISIWMKSFAAVTEAGSFSAAADRLGSSQSTLSKHVAALEAHLKTRLFNRTTRSVILTTDGARLYEKALGVLDAIEAAEASVGLAGEVEGVLRMTAPLTLAESRVIPMLTRFLADNPKIEIDFTASDHALNLVADNLDLAIRVGQLTDSRLVARKIGLARRIAVASPAYLDKAGRPNHPSDLEQHNCISYSLSGAGTRWTFREGQAVDISGNLRADSPNLLRAAALGGIGIAVNARWLFESEIADGSLEIVLPGYEPVPMPIHIVLPPGRYISARTRALVEFLSREFASDSLLASAGA, from the coding sequence ATGGCAGACATTTCGATCTGGATGAAGAGTTTTGCGGCCGTCACCGAGGCAGGCAGCTTTTCCGCTGCAGCAGACAGGCTCGGGAGCAGCCAGTCCACGCTTTCCAAGCATGTCGCCGCACTCGAAGCGCACTTGAAGACGCGGCTGTTCAATCGCACCACACGGTCGGTCATCCTGACCACCGATGGCGCTCGCCTGTACGAGAAGGCACTAGGCGTGCTGGACGCGATAGAGGCTGCCGAAGCCTCTGTTGGCCTTGCGGGAGAGGTGGAGGGCGTGCTGCGAATGACCGCACCTCTAACGCTGGCCGAAAGCCGGGTGATCCCAATGCTCACGCGCTTTCTGGCGGACAATCCCAAGATCGAGATCGATTTTACCGCCTCGGACCATGCCCTCAACCTTGTGGCCGACAATCTCGATCTGGCGATCCGCGTCGGCCAGCTAACCGACAGCCGCCTGGTCGCGCGCAAGATCGGTCTGGCGCGTCGCATCGCCGTGGCCTCGCCCGCCTATCTGGACAAGGCCGGACGCCCCAATCACCCCTCTGACCTGGAGCAGCACAATTGCATCTCCTACTCGCTGTCGGGCGCTGGCACGCGGTGGACATTTCGGGAGGGGCAAGCGGTCGATATCTCCGGCAATCTGAGAGCGGACAGTCCGAACTTGCTGCGTGCAGCCGCGCTTGGTGGAATCGGGATCGCAGTCAACGCCCGCTGGCTTTTCGAGAGCGAGATTGCGGATGGCAGCCTGGAAATCGTGCTTCCCGGTTACGAGCCTGTCCCCATGCCTATCCACATCGTCTTGCCGCCGGGCCGCTACATCTCCGCACGAACCCGTGCGCTTGTCGAGTTTCTAAGCCGCGAATTTGCTTCAGACAGTCTTCTTGCCAGCGCTGGTGCATGA
- a CDS encoding LysR family transcriptional regulator — MEMHQVRYFLAAARTLNFTRAAEECNVTQPSLTRAIQKLEEEFGGLLFRRERSLTHLTELGRQMVPHLQRTYDAAQAAKMLAKGIGKQTQAPMTLGIAGAISPQLGVALSQVAAALPGFELSVVKADAAVLLKDMFKGEIDAAVLPEPRDLPERIDTIAFARQQFTIIAPRDGPLAALDYIGWQDLLRVPWIECDSDVVSEFRDLCTMAGVEPEFRHSARLDSDLADLVATGLGCALVPEMQPLPDTVRRIALEGFKIERMMVFATVSGRKRSAATDALARAIRARGWN; from the coding sequence ATGGAAATGCATCAGGTTCGATATTTCCTGGCGGCCGCCCGGACGCTCAATTTCACGCGGGCAGCAGAAGAGTGCAATGTCACCCAGCCATCGTTGACGCGTGCCATTCAGAAGCTCGAAGAGGAGTTTGGCGGCCTGTTGTTCCGCCGCGAGCGCTCGCTCACCCATTTGACTGAGCTTGGCCGGCAGATGGTACCGCATCTGCAGCGTACCTATGATGCTGCCCAGGCGGCCAAGATGTTGGCGAAAGGAATCGGCAAGCAGACCCAGGCTCCCATGACGCTGGGCATCGCTGGAGCTATATCGCCGCAATTAGGTGTCGCGCTCAGTCAGGTGGCAGCAGCCCTGCCTGGCTTCGAGCTATCCGTGGTGAAAGCGGATGCCGCGGTCTTGCTGAAAGACATGTTCAAGGGCGAGATCGATGCCGCCGTGCTCCCTGAACCGCGAGACCTGCCAGAACGGATCGACACGATTGCGTTCGCACGGCAGCAGTTCACGATCATCGCGCCGCGCGATGGACCGCTAGCAGCACTGGACTATATCGGCTGGCAGGATCTGTTGCGGGTGCCGTGGATCGAATGCGACAGCGATGTCGTTAGCGAATTCCGCGATCTATGTACGATGGCCGGGGTCGAACCTGAGTTCCGCCATAGCGCACGACTTGACAGCGATCTGGCCGATCTTGTGGCAACCGGGCTCGGATGCGCGCTAGTTCCCGAGATGCAACCACTGCCAGACACCGTCCGTCGTATTGCCTTGGAAGGGTTCAAGATCGAGCGCATGATGGTGTTCGCCACAGTTTCGGGCCGGAAACGATCTGCGGCGACCGATGCACTGGCCCGCGCTATCCGGGCGCGGGGCTGGAACTGA
- a CDS encoding peroxiredoxin-like family protein codes for MMQGMKPHPSMPLPSDLWEAPTNALVAQLRARKAGSTAPRLNQPFPDFMLPDTQGRHVSLADLIGRGPLVLSFLRGRWCPYCARELADWHDALPQLEAQGGRFVAVSAETGGLADRFREEIAPGAQMLCDVDHGLAMLLGLAFPIGDDLHRRYVDAGLDLAAIFGNSGRILPITATYVIDRNGIVRYAFADPDFRVRADPAVVIAAVEALRRTP; via the coding sequence ATGATGCAGGGCATGAAGCCCCACCCGTCCATGCCCTTGCCTTCCGATCTTTGGGAGGCACCGACCAATGCGCTGGTTGCGCAGCTGCGCGCGCGGAAGGCGGGATCAACCGCGCCTCGGCTGAACCAGCCGTTCCCTGATTTCATGCTGCCCGATACCCAAGGTCGCCACGTTTCGTTGGCCGATCTAATCGGCCGCGGGCCCCTTGTGCTGAGCTTTTTGCGTGGGCGCTGGTGCCCTTATTGCGCCCGGGAGCTTGCGGACTGGCACGATGCACTGCCCCAGCTGGAAGCGCAAGGCGGCCGGTTCGTCGCCGTCAGTGCCGAAACCGGCGGATTGGCAGACCGCTTCCGCGAGGAGATAGCACCAGGTGCGCAGATGCTGTGCGATGTAGACCACGGGTTGGCGATGTTGCTCGGGTTGGCCTTCCCTATCGGCGATGACCTGCACCGGAGATACGTCGATGCGGGGCTGGACCTTGCAGCTATCTTCGGCAATTCCGGACGCATCCTGCCGATCACCGCAACCTATGTCATCGATCGCAACGGCATTGTTCGCTATGCTTTTGCAGATCCAGATTTTCGCGTCCGCGCCGATCCAGCCGTTGTGATCGCAGCAGTGGAGGCATTGCGCCGCACACCCTGA
- a CDS encoding DNA-binding domain-containing protein, which translates to MSLAELQRNFSAFLRGDGSQTICSVTPTAQRGLPVYHYAYRATLMATLRDVFERTHAWLGDDRFDAAAQSHIAGHAPRSWTLADYGLSFDQTLGRLFPSNPEVAELAWLDWSLRTAFNGPDAPELDMGSLAGVDWDNAVLRLAPTLAWRKIGTNVAALWHALDTGGAAPPPAELLDVHAILTVWRHALMPRFHTVAANEYRALVMAADGMAFGEICATLAEGSHDADAAASLAGAMLGRWIAEGVLVGVE; encoded by the coding sequence ATGAGCCTTGCCGAACTGCAGCGCAACTTCAGCGCATTTCTGCGCGGGGACGGCAGCCAGACCATCTGCAGCGTGACGCCGACCGCGCAGCGTGGTTTGCCAGTATATCATTATGCCTATCGCGCCACACTGATGGCCACTCTACGCGATGTGTTCGAGCGCACGCATGCCTGGCTGGGCGACGACCGCTTCGATGCTGCCGCACAGTCGCATATTGCGGGCCACGCTCCGAGAAGCTGGACCCTTGCAGACTATGGTCTGAGCTTCGATCAAACGCTTGGCCGGCTATTTCCGTCCAACCCTGAGGTTGCCGAGCTGGCATGGCTCGATTGGTCTTTGCGCACCGCCTTCAATGGGCCGGATGCTCCAGAGCTGGATATGGGAAGCCTTGCAGGGGTGGACTGGGACAATGCGGTGCTGCGCCTTGCCCCGACCCTCGCGTGGCGCAAGATCGGCACGAATGTCGCCGCCCTGTGGCATGCACTCGACACTGGCGGGGCGGCACCGCCCCCGGCAGAATTGCTCGATGTGCATGCAATTCTCACGGTCTGGCGGCACGCCCTGATGCCGCGCTTCCACACCGTGGCCGCGAACGAGTATCGCGCGCTGGTCATGGCGGCAGACGGTATGGCATTCGGCGAGATATGCGCGACTTTGGCCGAGGGGAGCCATGACGCCGATGCGGCTGCGAGCCTGGCCGGAGCCATGCTGGGCCGCTGGATCGCAGAAGGCGTACTGGTCGGGGTCGAATGA
- a CDS encoding DUF692 domain-containing protein, translating into MTQPDLPPFRGFGLGMRTPHYPAYLSGEAKVDFVEVISENFMGAGGRPLHTLDKVRERYPVAMHGVSMSIGSADGLNADYLARLRRLADRIDPLWVSDHLCWTGIEDFNSHDLLPLPYTNEALDIAAANIALAQDLLGRPLVIENPSSYITFADDVMPEWTFLTELSERTGCYLLLDINNIFVSATNHGFDALAYINDIPAHRVRQIHLAGHSAGRDGLLIDTHDHAVPDPVWALYASAIHRFGDVAVMIERDDDIPPLEELLAELDIARRLAATTESVAA; encoded by the coding sequence ATGACCCAGCCCGATCTTCCGCCGTTCAGAGGCTTTGGCTTGGGAATGCGCACGCCGCACTATCCCGCGTATCTGTCGGGTGAAGCCAAAGTTGATTTCGTCGAGGTCATTTCCGAAAATTTCATGGGTGCAGGCGGACGTCCGCTGCATACGCTCGACAAGGTGCGCGAGCGCTACCCGGTCGCAATGCACGGCGTTTCTATGTCGATCGGATCGGCTGACGGGCTCAACGCCGACTATCTGGCACGACTCAGGAGGCTGGCCGACCGTATTGACCCCTTGTGGGTGTCCGATCACCTGTGCTGGACGGGCATCGAAGACTTCAACTCGCATGACCTGCTGCCTCTGCCTTACACGAACGAAGCGCTGGACATTGCGGCGGCAAACATTGCGCTGGCGCAGGACCTGCTAGGCCGGCCTCTGGTGATCGAAAACCCTTCGAGTTATATCACCTTTGCCGATGATGTGATGCCCGAATGGACGTTCTTGACCGAGTTGTCCGAGCGCACCGGTTGCTATCTGTTGCTCGACATCAACAACATCTTTGTCAGTGCGACCAACCACGGCTTTGATGCGCTGGCCTACATCAATGACATCCCCGCTCACCGTGTTCGCCAGATTCATCTGGCCGGGCACAGCGCCGGGCGCGATGGACTGTTGATCGATACGCACGACCACGCTGTGCCCGATCCGGTCTGGGCGCTCTATGCGAGCGCGATCCACCGCTTTGGCGATGTTGCGGTCATGATCGAGCGTGACGATGACATTCCGCCGCTGGAAGAGCTGCTTGCCGAGCTCGACATCGCACGCCGTCTTGCGGCGACGACGGAAAGCGTGGCGGCATGA
- a CDS encoding DUF1109 domain-containing protein — translation MNHQALIQALCDDLTPVKTASFEQQLGRGIGLGGLASMGILLFSLGVQQGLANLSVIVPLAVKLGSMLAIAAIALRAMRSLARPGRPAEPLLAPIGMVALIVLAIALGQSRSTPPQAEAMAWFGASWQACSLRITALSLPLIVGIGWAVRRQAPVHLAQAGAVCGLAAGALSAAIYALACSEPSAGFVLLWYSLGIAGASAIGALAGPHLLRW, via the coding sequence ATGAACCACCAGGCCCTTATTCAAGCGCTGTGCGACGACCTGACCCCGGTGAAGACGGCCAGCTTCGAGCAGCAGCTGGGACGCGGCATCGGTCTTGGCGGCCTTGCGTCGATGGGCATCCTGCTGTTTTCACTGGGCGTACAGCAAGGCCTTGCCAACTTGTCTGTCATCGTCCCCCTCGCGGTGAAGCTTGGCAGCATGCTGGCGATCGCTGCCATTGCCTTGCGAGCGATGCGATCGCTCGCAAGGCCTGGCAGGCCAGCAGAGCCGCTGCTTGCACCGATCGGCATGGTCGCACTCATTGTTCTGGCCATTGCTCTCGGTCAGTCGCGCAGCACGCCACCGCAGGCAGAAGCGATGGCTTGGTTCGGCGCATCGTGGCAGGCCTGTTCATTGCGCATCACTGCGCTGTCGCTGCCACTGATTGTAGGAATCGGCTGGGCGGTGCGCCGGCAGGCTCCGGTACACTTGGCTCAGGCCGGGGCGGTATGCGGCCTTGCAGCCGGTGCTCTGTCGGCCGCGATCTATGCCTTGGCTTGTAGCGAGCCATCCGCAGGGTTTGTGCTGCTTTGGTATTCGCTGGGCATCGCTGGTGCCAGCGCCATCGGCGCGCTGGCCGGGCCGCATTTGTTGCGCTGGTAA
- a CDS encoding MBL fold metallo-hydrolase, which yields MSVPAAAAAQCPGSIAVQILGSGGPIAEGARAGSSAIIWIDGKAVALIDAGSGAFVRYGEAGVRFEDHRVIALTHFHADHVADLGAILNSGSFSDRSEDLPILGPQGSEYFPGVTEHLKALFDPKSGAFRYLSGFLDGSAGKPRIVPVEIASEGQAQPFIDAETGLTITPIPVQHGVVPALAYRIEVRGKMIVFAGDQNEFSDAFIANLAGRTPDLLIVHNVIPEGQGQPRGLHRPPSSLGTMAAAIDPRLLVLSHNMQRALVRQPEGEAAIRASYAGPMTIADDLACYAL from the coding sequence ATGTCTGTTCCGGCGGCCGCTGCGGCGCAGTGCCCCGGCTCGATAGCCGTCCAGATTCTGGGCTCAGGAGGACCGATCGCAGAAGGCGCCCGCGCCGGATCATCCGCGATCATCTGGATCGATGGCAAGGCCGTCGCGCTGATCGATGCGGGCAGCGGCGCGTTTGTGCGATATGGAGAGGCCGGTGTGCGGTTCGAGGATCATCGCGTGATCGCGCTGACCCATTTCCACGCCGACCATGTCGCCGATCTGGGGGCGATCCTGAACAGCGGCAGCTTTTCGGACCGCAGCGAGGATTTGCCCATCCTCGGGCCGCAGGGCAGCGAGTATTTCCCCGGGGTCACCGAACATCTGAAGGCACTGTTCGATCCAAAATCAGGGGCGTTTCGCTATCTGTCCGGGTTTCTGGATGGCTCCGCCGGCAAGCCAAGGATTGTCCCAGTGGAAATCGCGTCCGAAGGTCAGGCACAGCCTTTTATCGATGCCGAGACCGGTCTCACTATCACACCTATTCCCGTGCAACACGGCGTGGTTCCCGCGCTTGCCTATCGAATCGAGGTTCGCGGCAAGATGATCGTGTTTGCCGGAGACCAGAATGAGTTCAGCGACGCGTTTATCGCTAACCTAGCAGGTCGCACGCCCGATCTGCTGATCGTCCACAACGTCATTCCCGAAGGCCAGGGCCAGCCGCGCGGCCTGCATCGTCCGCCATCATCTCTGGGCACGATGGCGGCCGCCATCGACCCGCGGCTGCTGGTGCTGTCGCACAACATGCAGCGCGCGCTGGTCCGGCAGCCCGAGGGTGAGGCCGCGATCCGGGCATCTTATGCCGGGCCCATGACCATTGCAGATGATCTTGCCTGCTACGCGCTTTGA
- a CDS encoding sigma-70 family RNA polymerase sigma factor, which yields MSIASQPAAPNAAALQDDEWGRLMTAALAGHGGAYNRLLGEIQQWLQRYFLRRLPMSMADDATQECLMAVHQRRHTYEPGRPFRPWLAAIARYKWIDRLRAMGRKPTVSLDDELFEPSVDGHEACVTSAIVLEELLGRLKPAQVSVIRLVKIQGFSIEEAAAMTGQSESLVKVNIHRGLARLSGFANAPDADVLQSA from the coding sequence ATGTCGATCGCCAGCCAGCCCGCCGCCCCCAATGCAGCTGCCCTGCAGGATGACGAATGGGGTCGGCTGATGACAGCGGCGCTCGCGGGGCATGGCGGCGCGTACAACCGGTTGCTCGGTGAGATCCAGCAATGGCTCCAACGCTATTTTCTCCGCCGTCTGCCGATGAGCATGGCCGATGATGCCACCCAGGAATGCCTGATGGCAGTGCACCAGAGGCGGCATACCTACGAACCTGGACGCCCCTTCAGGCCGTGGCTGGCAGCGATTGCGCGGTACAAGTGGATTGACCGGCTGCGTGCCATGGGGCGCAAGCCCACGGTTTCATTGGACGACGAGCTGTTCGAACCATCGGTGGATGGACACGAGGCATGCGTGACCAGCGCCATTGTGCTGGAGGAATTGCTCGGCCGCCTGAAGCCTGCACAAGTTTCGGTCATTCGACTCGTGAAGATCCAGGGGTTCAGCATCGAAGAAGCGGCCGCCATGACGGGTCAATCAGAATCGCTGGTCAAGGTGAACATTCATCGCGGCCTCGCCCGCCTTTCAGGTTTTGCCAATGCGCCAGACGCAGACGTTCTTCAAAGCGCGTAG
- a CDS encoding peroxiredoxin-like family protein, translating into MLVHTVSCGKCRLRIGSMHGVMHTAMRAVYRLDTPMPLSPCVRRVHKPSMEQTTRLYEKLQSCTLENSEWNALYDAFVGRLILLETGHSAPGLGMDFPDLVLPDHLGRYQKLTAVQADGPVVITFIRGGWCPWCRSELDSWNENLAALEAVGGRLVVIVGEVAGRADRIESMLDGKAMVLCDIDHGAALDLGLAFHAGVELVQRYLQAGLDLADIYGTDSGILPVPATFVVDPQGVVRYAFVDPDFRVRAEPLDVISVVQELGSGGGSN; encoded by the coding sequence ATGCTAGTCCACACCGTCAGCTGCGGAAAATGCCGCCTGCGCATCGGTTCCATGCATGGCGTGATGCACACTGCCATGCGCGCCGTGTATCGACTAGATACGCCCATGCCCCTTTCGCCGTGCGTCAGGCGAGTGCATAAGCCGTCAATGGAACAGACCACGCGACTTTACGAAAAGCTGCAAAGCTGCACGCTCGAAAATTCCGAATGGAACGCCCTCTACGATGCCTTTGTGGGGCGGCTGATCCTGCTGGAAACCGGCCATTCTGCGCCTGGGCTGGGGATGGACTTCCCCGACCTGGTCTTGCCCGATCATCTTGGCCGTTATCAGAAACTGACTGCAGTCCAAGCGGATGGGCCCGTGGTCATCACGTTCATCCGTGGCGGATGGTGCCCCTGGTGCCGCAGCGAGTTGGACAGCTGGAACGAGAACCTGGCTGCGCTGGAAGCGGTTGGAGGGCGGCTGGTCGTCATCGTCGGCGAGGTTGCCGGGCGTGCAGACCGCATCGAGTCAATGCTCGATGGCAAGGCCATGGTGTTGTGCGATATCGATCATGGCGCAGCGCTGGACCTCGGCCTGGCTTTCCATGCCGGGGTTGAACTGGTGCAGCGCTATTTGCAGGCCGGCTTGGACCTTGCCGACATCTATGGCACCGATAGTGGCATTCTGCCGGTTCCGGCGACCTTCGTTGTCGATCCCCAAGGGGTAGTTCGCTATGCCTTTGTCGACCCGGACTTTCGTGTTCGCGCAGAACCGCTCGATGTGATTTCGGTGGTACAGGAACTCGGCTCTGGCGGTGGTTCCAACTGA
- a CDS encoding NAD(P)/FAD-dependent oxidoreductase, which produces MLKISSPHQPARKPRIVIVGAGFGGLSVIKGLGSVDAEITLIDRQNHHLFQPLLYQVATAALSPADIAAPIRSIVRRHRHMHVLLDSVCGIDRGRRMVRLQSGATVDYDILVIATGAQHSYFGNDHWAEFAPGIKTIDDATRVRRKILLALESAETNRQENVAERKEFLTFVIIGGGPTGVEMAGAIAELTRHATAMEFRYITPKCVRIVLIEAGSRLLASFPEDLADSARRSLEMLGVEVRLGGRVNHIDATGVIVGDDRIKAATVIWAAGVQASPAAQWLEATADKAGRVCVEPDMSVTGHPEIFVIGDTSAIARDDGRPVPGIAPAAKQQGLHVGRTIAARLAGRHEPGRFRYRDFGTLATIGRKRAVVDFGWTRLKGFSAWLLWSTAHLYFLVGFRNRFVVGMTWMWNYLTFDRGARLITGLTPGTMASPQPPVITLTPAAAPLKAVSAER; this is translated from the coding sequence ATGCTCAAAATCTCCTCACCGCATCAGCCCGCTCGCAAGCCCCGGATCGTCATCGTCGGCGCAGGCTTCGGCGGCCTTTCAGTGATCAAAGGGCTCGGATCGGTCGATGCCGAAATCACGTTGATCGACCGTCAGAACCATCACCTGTTCCAGCCATTGCTGTATCAAGTGGCCACCGCTGCGCTGTCACCTGCAGATATTGCCGCACCCATTCGCAGCATCGTCAGGCGACATCGCCATATGCATGTGCTGCTCGACAGCGTTTGCGGCATTGACCGGGGCCGCCGCATGGTCCGGCTGCAAAGCGGGGCCACGGTGGATTACGACATTCTCGTGATCGCCACCGGCGCGCAGCACAGCTATTTCGGCAATGACCACTGGGCCGAATTCGCCCCGGGTATCAAGACGATCGACGACGCCACCAGGGTAAGGCGCAAGATTTTGCTGGCGCTGGAGAGCGCGGAAACCAACCGGCAGGAAAATGTCGCCGAACGGAAGGAGTTCCTGACGTTCGTGATCATCGGCGGTGGCCCCACCGGGGTGGAGATGGCGGGTGCGATCGCCGAGTTGACCCGCCATGCGACAGCGATGGAATTCCGTTATATCACCCCAAAATGCGTTCGCATCGTCCTGATCGAGGCGGGAAGTCGCCTGCTCGCAAGTTTTCCCGAAGACCTAGCCGACAGCGCACGGCGCTCGCTGGAGATGCTGGGAGTTGAGGTGCGCCTGGGCGGCCGGGTAAACCACATTGATGCCACAGGCGTTATCGTCGGCGACGACCGCATCAAGGCAGCCACCGTAATCTGGGCGGCTGGTGTGCAGGCCTCTCCCGCCGCGCAATGGCTGGAGGCCACTGCAGACAAGGCGGGCCGCGTGTGTGTCGAACCGGATATGAGCGTCACCGGCCATCCCGAGATATTCGTGATTGGCGATACCTCGGCGATTGCGCGCGACGATGGCCGCCCCGTGCCCGGTATCGCACCGGCCGCCAAGCAGCAGGGGCTGCATGTCGGGCGTACCATTGCCGCCCGGCTGGCTGGGCGGCACGAACCGGGGCGCTTTCGCTATCGCGATTTCGGCACATTGGCGACGATCGGGCGCAAACGGGCGGTGGTGGATTTTGGCTGGACCCGTCTGAAGGGTTTTTCTGCCTGGCTCCTCTGGTCGACCGCGCACCTCTATTTTCTGGTGGGCTTTCGCAACCGCTTTGTCGTCGGGATGACCTGGATGTGGAACTACCTCACGTTCGATCGCGGCGCTCGGCTGATCACTGGATTGACACCCGGTACGATGGCGTCCCCTCAGCCCCCCGTAATCACCCTTACTCCGGCTGCTGCGCCGCTTAAGGCCGTCAGCGCAGAAAGGTGA
- a CDS encoding nuclear transport factor 2 family protein yields the protein MIRPPLPPFSDETAVQKVRLAEDAWNSRDPARVALAYTPASQWRNRSEFLGGRQEIAAFLTRKWARELDYRLIKELWAHSENRIAVRFAYEYRDDSGNWYRAYGNENWQFDADGLMERRIASINEHNIAPGERLFIWPTGTRPGDHPGLSDLGL from the coding sequence ATGATCCGTCCCCCCTTGCCTCCATTTTCCGATGAGACCGCTGTGCAGAAGGTGCGGCTGGCAGAAGATGCCTGGAACAGCCGTGATCCGGCGCGGGTGGCTTTGGCGTACACGCCAGCGAGCCAATGGCGCAACCGTTCCGAATTCCTGGGCGGAAGACAGGAGATTGCGGCCTTTCTCACCCGCAAATGGGCGCGAGAGCTGGATTATCGGCTGATCAAGGAACTCTGGGCGCATTCCGAAAACCGGATCGCGGTGCGGTTTGCCTACGAATACCGCGACGACAGCGGAAACTGGTACCGTGCCTATGGCAATGAAAACTGGCAGTTCGATGCTGACGGTCTGATGGAACGGCGCATCGCCAGCATCAACGAACACAATATCGCGCCTGGTGAGCGGCTGTTCATTTGGCCCACCGGAACCCGGCCAGGCGATCACCCCGGATTAAGTGATCTGGGACTGTAA
- a CDS encoding pyridoxamine 5'-phosphate oxidase family protein yields the protein MPASSDIAFTPTIKAIQSVRGSRDAYARMEDRGGFRTQVDETLAEFLTGVDTAFLATTNAAGQPYAQHRGGPPGFIRVLGSARIGWADYTGNRQYISTGNLADNDKAFLILMDYARPRRIKIWGRATTSDDPAMIAQLMPPAYRAKGEQAVVLDIAAWDVNCPQHIPQKINASDVSAALARLETRIAELEAENTVLKRQKGAKP from the coding sequence ATGCCCGCTTCCAGTGACATCGCCTTCACCCCCACGATCAAGGCCATCCAGTCTGTGCGGGGATCACGAGATGCCTATGCCAGGATGGAAGATCGTGGTGGTTTCAGGACGCAGGTCGACGAGACATTGGCGGAGTTTCTGACCGGCGTAGACACCGCGTTTCTTGCCACGACAAATGCTGCGGGCCAGCCCTATGCCCAACACCGCGGAGGCCCGCCCGGGTTTATACGGGTGCTTGGCTCCGCCCGCATCGGCTGGGCCGACTACACCGGCAACCGGCAATATATCTCCACCGGGAACCTTGCCGACAACGACAAGGCATTCCTGATCCTGATGGACTATGCCAGGCCGCGCCGCATCAAGATCTGGGGTCGGGCGACAACCAGCGATGACCCCGCAATGATCGCGCAGCTTATGCCGCCAGCCTATCGTGCAAAAGGCGAACAGGCAGTGGTCCTCGACATCGCCGCCTGGGACGTCAATTGCCCGCAGCACATCCCGCAAAAGATCAATGCCAGCGATGTCTCCGCCGCACTGGCCCGGCTGGAGACGAGGATTGCCGAACTGGAAGCAGAAAATACCGTCTTGAAACGCCAGAAAGGAGCAAAGCCATGA